A stretch of Geobacter sp. DNA encodes these proteins:
- a CDS encoding Rieske 2Fe-2S domain-containing protein, which produces MADVRQSRRRFLVALTAGIAALAGLGRFLRPRKVPQREILSAPLADIPADSALVFREERVAVVRSESGYYALSLVCTHLGCTVSVGASGLFCPCHGSVFDREGRVVKGPATRPLPRLTVAVRGDRLVVSG; this is translated from the coding sequence ATGGCAGACGTTCGTCAATCGCGTCGACGGTTCCTCGTCGCGCTGACCGCCGGCATTGCCGCACTGGCGGGGCTCGGCCGGTTTCTGCGCCCCCGAAAGGTCCCGCAACGGGAGATCCTCAGCGCCCCGCTGGCCGACATCCCGGCTGACAGCGCCCTGGTCTTCCGCGAGGAGCGGGTAGCGGTCGTCCGCAGCGAAAGCGGCTACTATGCACTGAGCCTGGTCTGCACCCACCTGGGCTGCACCGTCTCGGTCGGCGCCAGCGGGCTCTTCTGCCCCTGCCACGGCAGCGTCTTCGACAGGGAGGGGCGCGTCGTCAAAGGGCCGGCCACCAGGCCGCTTCCCCGTCTCACGGTAGCGGTCAGGGGAGACCGGCTGGTCGTTTCCGGCTGA
- a CDS encoding sulfurtransferase: MVQRNRHWRFISGSLAFSALMVSWSVATAADQTSALPSDAKICLNCHKPQANNLRGHWESVAMKSSSIQLKVDNRAEILKFDKSKLQVLNTGEKGDVEKQLRSIKKGHEVRIEYTEKDGSKYAQVVSSKPPVKISDAEKISSGDVEKLVAQGPQKGKYTLIDSRPGPKFKEGAIPTAISLPFPQFDKMVDRLPADKNSLVIFYCSGVTCNMSPGSLQKAKKLGYTNAKVFVEGMPEWFNKHYGVTLAKDFKDAYKDMPFVLLDTRKPAAAEKGFIPGAVTFTEVDEKSLKSLPDKKMKAPIIVYDADGTENAASVAAKIAEAGYANVVVLRDGIAGWEQAKLPVATGALATKIVFVPKPKPGEIDVEEFRKYLTAIPADTILVDVRLPEEVKEGSIKGAVNIPAADIDQNLAKLPKDKKIVAYCNTGTQAEMAYHTLKAKGYTNIHFLNAKLFFDDGSVEISK; encoded by the coding sequence ATGGTTCAACGAAACAGGCATTGGCGATTCATCTCCGGTTCGCTGGCATTCAGCGCACTGATGGTATCATGGTCGGTTGCAACTGCAGCCGATCAGACATCGGCACTCCCCTCAGATGCCAAGATATGTCTTAACTGCCACAAGCCGCAGGCCAATAACCTGCGCGGGCATTGGGAAAGCGTTGCCATGAAATCATCGTCGATCCAGTTGAAGGTCGACAACCGTGCAGAGATCCTCAAGTTCGACAAGAGCAAACTGCAGGTGCTGAACACGGGTGAGAAGGGCGACGTGGAGAAGCAGTTGCGGAGTATCAAGAAGGGGCACGAAGTCCGTATCGAGTATACTGAGAAGGATGGCTCCAAGTACGCCCAGGTTGTCTCCTCCAAGCCGCCGGTCAAAATCTCAGACGCCGAGAAAATCTCTAGCGGCGACGTGGAAAAGCTCGTGGCACAGGGGCCGCAGAAGGGAAAATATACCCTGATCGATTCCCGCCCCGGTCCCAAGTTCAAGGAGGGAGCCATCCCCACGGCAATCAGCCTGCCGTTTCCCCAGTTTGACAAGATGGTTGACCGTCTGCCAGCGGACAAGAACAGCTTGGTCATTTTCTACTGCAGCGGCGTCACCTGCAACATGAGCCCCGGTTCGTTGCAGAAGGCAAAAAAACTTGGGTACACCAATGCCAAGGTTTTCGTCGAAGGGATGCCCGAATGGTTCAACAAGCACTACGGGGTAACCCTGGCAAAGGATTTCAAGGATGCCTACAAGGATATGCCGTTCGTCCTGCTTGACACCCGTAAGCCAGCGGCGGCAGAAAAGGGTTTCATCCCCGGAGCGGTGACCTTTACGGAAGTGGACGAGAAGTCGCTCAAATCGCTGCCCGACAAGAAGATGAAGGCACCGATCATCGTATACGATGCGGATGGGACGGAGAATGCTGCGTCTGTGGCTGCAAAGATCGCCGAAGCCGGCTATGCGAACGTGGTTGTGCTGCGTGACGGCATTGCCGGATGGGAGCAGGCGAAACTGCCGGTGGCAACCGGCGCGCTCGCAACGAAGATCGTTTTTGTGCCCAAGCCGAAGCCGGGCGAGATCGACGTCGAGGAGTTCAGGAAATACCTGACTGCCATCCCGGCGGACACCATTCTTGTGGATGTCAGGCTGCCCGAAGAGGTCAAGGAAGGGTCGATCAAGGGGGCAGTGAACATCCCGGCAGCCGATATCGACCAGAACCTGGCAAAGCTCCCCAAGGACAAGAAGATCGTCGCTTACTGCAACACCGGCACCCAGGCAGAGATGGCCTATCATACCCTCAAGGCAAAGGGCTATACCAACATCCATTTCCTGAATGCCAAACTTTTCTTCGATGACGGCAGCGTGGAGATCAGCAAATAG
- a CDS encoding cytochrome C has protein sequence MRWTTLYISACLVALNIGLGHAAENCRVCHRVEMAGAHRSLACLSCHVSESATVANPAAATGEAAPCNSCHRGFAAIFDHVMATRSRERAFADRSFTKVDPNFYRKNCNSCHLKGCLDCHQGGGHRIGTASADLCLNCHRGYFVGNDYFGRAPREDSLRYQRGKRFQGEYYLTMRPDIHAEKGLTCGDCHSMQSLAQGQKSAKECTDCHRISSRPVEHRIRAHLEKLECYACHSAWAPQEYGSFFLRFTDSPTREDFWLKWDETSGEYLRSAYLRKQDSPPLGLNARGRISPIRPQFIVYYTHIVRDRAEGRENQLLAAEWKAYFPHTIRRGTVMCDDCHDSPRRFLLESSQDRIYRLEEDGMTLGSFWDQRGQTVINGAFLPEARYRRLSARTNAFQKGYLEKWQTFVNRVDGSSSR, from the coding sequence GTGCGCTGGACGACACTGTACATAAGCGCCTGCTTGGTCGCCCTTAACATCGGCCTTGGCCATGCAGCGGAAAACTGCCGCGTCTGCCACCGCGTGGAGATGGCCGGCGCGCATCGTTCCCTGGCCTGCCTCTCCTGCCATGTGAGCGAATCCGCAACGGTTGCCAATCCTGCCGCCGCCACCGGTGAGGCAGCCCCGTGCAACAGCTGCCACCGCGGCTTTGCTGCCATTTTCGACCATGTCATGGCCACGCGCAGCCGGGAGCGGGCCTTTGCCGACCGCAGCTTCACCAAAGTCGATCCGAATTTCTACCGCAAGAACTGCAACTCGTGCCATCTCAAGGGATGCCTGGACTGTCACCAGGGGGGAGGACACCGGATCGGCACGGCGAGCGCCGACCTCTGCCTCAACTGTCATCGCGGTTATTTCGTGGGCAACGACTACTTCGGTCGCGCCCCCCGTGAGGACAGTCTCCGCTACCAGCGGGGCAAGCGCTTCCAGGGGGAATACTACCTCACCATGCGCCCCGACATCCACGCCGAGAAAGGGTTGACCTGCGGCGACTGCCATTCCATGCAGAGCCTGGCCCAGGGGCAAAAAAGCGCCAAGGAGTGCACGGACTGCCACCGCATCAGTAGCCGGCCGGTGGAGCACCGGATCAGGGCTCACCTGGAAAAGCTGGAATGCTACGCCTGCCACAGCGCCTGGGCACCCCAGGAATACGGCAGCTTCTTCCTCCGCTTTACCGACAGCCCGACGCGGGAGGATTTCTGGCTGAAATGGGATGAAACCTCAGGTGAATACCTGCGCAGCGCCTATCTGCGCAAGCAGGACTCGCCGCCGCTCGGCCTGAACGCACGCGGCAGGATCAGCCCGATCCGACCCCAGTTCATCGTCTATTACACCCATATCGTGAGGGATCGTGCAGAGGGGAGGGAAAACCAGCTGCTGGCAGCGGAATGGAAGGCCTATTTCCCCCATACCATCCGGCGCGGCACCGTCATGTGCGACGACTGCCACGATTCTCCGCGCCGCTTCCTGTTGGAAAGCAGCCAGGACCGTATCTACCGGCTGGAGGAAGACGGCATGACCCTGGGATCGTTCTGGGATCAACGGGGCCAGACCGTGATCAACGGAGCGTTCCTGCCGGAGGCACGCTATCGCCGGCTTTCCGCCCGGACAAACGCTTTTCAGAAAGGCTATCTGGAAAAATGGCAGACGTTCGTCAATCGCGTCGACGGTTCCTCGTCGCGCTGA
- a CDS encoding DUF4405 domain-containing protein, giving the protein MFRDFIRHLFPRVVLKRNLAISYTFCLGGLAFSAFLLLMASGVLLACHYQPAPERAYASILVLEREVWGGLYLRSLHRLASHLFLILLFLHTLRVLLTGAYQRPRQLNWVIGCCLLGIGLFTGYTGYLLPLDQLAYWATQTGMELLLALPLGSIIHGILVPDQVGAPLSLLRFYILHVAILPVAILALSCLHFYRVRKNKGILPYL; this is encoded by the coding sequence GTGTTCCGAGATTTTATCCGCCATCTCTTTCCCCGAGTGGTCCTGAAGAGGAACCTGGCCATCTCCTATACCTTCTGCCTGGGAGGGCTCGCCTTTAGCGCCTTTCTCCTCCTCATGGCATCGGGGGTGCTCCTGGCCTGCCACTACCAGCCCGCACCGGAACGTGCCTATGCCTCCATCCTGGTCCTGGAACGGGAGGTCTGGGGAGGGCTCTACCTCCGGAGTCTGCACCGGCTCGCCTCGCACCTGTTCCTGATCCTCCTCTTCCTGCACACCCTGCGAGTGCTTCTCACCGGAGCCTACCAGCGCCCCCGCCAGCTCAACTGGGTCATCGGCTGCTGCCTCCTCGGCATCGGGCTCTTCACCGGATATACCGGCTACCTCCTGCCGCTGGACCAGCTTGCCTACTGGGCCACCCAGACCGGCATGGAGCTGCTCCTGGCTCTGCCGTTAGGAAGCATCATCCATGGCATCCTCGTTCCCGACCAGGTCGGGGCGCCGCTGTCGCTGCTCCGCTTCTACATCCTCCATGTCGCCATCCTGCCGGTGGCGATCCTTGCCCTCTCCTGCCTCCATTTCTACCGGGTGAGGAAGAACAAAGGAATTCTCCCCTACCTATGA
- a CDS encoding cytochrome C: MGLVIWGNAGCSPPAPHRTSCLACHKGIETVSPSHPECPGCHGGNDKQSGAKEAHRGMLGPRNPSDHRNWEKGCGPCHPYQLGRLRGSLMYTNTGMIRNIQLTWEGADGKLYATRGGDTFDATGKPLKLKPVEELDNLSGALYRKFCSRCHIGAEVGDSTGSSHAGGCAACHFPVNDDATYTGNDREMRNRKPYSATHRMEPLPPNQVCSRCHNRSGRIALSYQGLYDGNNGHVPTRSGQSGPVPLSGNRNAVHIAPDIHAAAGMECIDCHTSRDIMGDGYSYQNLYHQVEIACEDCHGGTAPPTYRVITGDGDEAVRESRGYKMQMRPGMAMVLTAKGRTYSNVFVKDGKVQVLGKRSGKIFTAKVVTGTPEHTVVGHQRLECHSCHSRTVVQCYGCHTTYDLRENGMDFITGEKSPGMFSETEDYRMLYPFPLAVNQRGRISAVTPGCQTFITVIDEEGNKLRNEDVAHFKGKRQLRFAPFFSHNTGKKAVGCRECHANPRFLGFGQHVIEGADIMGTLMCDKCPDKPLDGFLTMDDGRVRAFAAITREHSRPLNSGEVRRVFKVNLCITCHDKARDKDAIYAKKLEYRALDDTVHKRLLGRP, from the coding sequence ATCGGCCTCGTCATCTGGGGAAATGCCGGTTGTTCGCCCCCCGCACCGCATCGCACATCGTGCCTCGCCTGTCATAAAGGGATTGAGACGGTCTCGCCCAGTCATCCCGAGTGTCCGGGATGCCATGGCGGCAACGATAAGCAGTCTGGCGCCAAAGAGGCACACCGGGGCATGCTCGGCCCCAGGAACCCGTCCGACCATCGGAACTGGGAAAAGGGGTGCGGCCCCTGCCACCCTTATCAGCTGGGGCGTCTGCGGGGAAGCCTCATGTACACCAACACCGGCATGATCCGCAACATTCAGCTGACCTGGGAGGGAGCTGACGGCAAGCTGTACGCCACACGCGGCGGGGACACCTTCGACGCCACGGGAAAACCGCTGAAACTCAAGCCGGTAGAGGAACTGGACAACCTCTCCGGCGCACTCTATCGTAAATTCTGCTCCCGCTGCCATATCGGAGCGGAAGTCGGCGACTCAACCGGTTCCAGCCATGCGGGAGGATGCGCTGCCTGCCATTTCCCGGTCAACGACGACGCGACCTATACCGGGAATGACCGGGAAATGCGGAACAGGAAACCCTACTCTGCAACTCACCGGATGGAGCCGCTCCCCCCGAACCAGGTCTGCAGCAGGTGCCACAACCGGAGCGGCAGAATCGCCCTTTCCTACCAGGGGCTCTACGACGGCAACAACGGTCATGTCCCCACCAGAAGCGGGCAGTCCGGTCCCGTCCCCCTCTCCGGGAACCGGAATGCCGTGCATATCGCTCCCGACATCCATGCCGCTGCCGGCATGGAATGCATCGACTGCCATACCTCGCGCGACATCATGGGGGACGGCTACAGCTATCAGAACCTCTACCACCAGGTGGAGATTGCTTGCGAAGACTGTCACGGCGGGACCGCCCCACCCACCTACCGGGTGATAACCGGTGATGGCGACGAAGCGGTACGCGAATCCCGCGGCTACAAGATGCAGATGCGCCCCGGCATGGCCATGGTGCTCACTGCCAAGGGGCGCACCTATTCCAACGTGTTCGTGAAGGATGGCAAGGTGCAGGTACTGGGGAAACGGAGCGGCAAGATCTTCACCGCCAAGGTCGTCACCGGCACCCCGGAACATACCGTCGTCGGCCACCAGCGGCTGGAATGCCACTCCTGCCATTCGCGGACCGTGGTCCAGTGCTATGGCTGCCACACCACCTATGACCTGAGGGAAAACGGCATGGATTTCATCACCGGGGAAAAGAGCCCCGGGATGTTCTCAGAAACCGAAGACTACCGGATGCTCTACCCTTTCCCACTGGCAGTGAACCAGCGCGGCCGGATTTCCGCGGTCACACCCGGTTGCCAGACCTTTATCACGGTGATCGACGAAGAAGGCAACAAGCTGCGCAACGAAGACGTGGCCCACTTCAAGGGGAAACGACAGCTCAGGTTCGCGCCATTCTTTTCCCACAACACCGGGAAAAAGGCGGTCGGCTGCCGCGAATGCCACGCCAACCCCCGATTTCTCGGGTTCGGCCAGCATGTGATCGAGGGCGCAGATATCATGGGCACGCTCATGTGCGACAAGTGCCCGGACAAACCGCTGGACGGATTTCTCACCATGGACGACGGCCGGGTCCGGGCCTTTGCCGCCATCACCCGGGAGCATTCTCGGCCCCTGAACAGCGGCGAGGTCCGCAGGGTCTTCAAGGTCAACCTCTGCATCACCTGTCACGACAAGGCGCGGGACAAGGATGCCATTTACGCGAAAAAACTGGAGTATCGTGCGCTGGACGACACTGTACATAAGCGCCTGCTTGGTCGCCCTTAA
- a CDS encoding molybdopterin-dependent oxidoreductase, with amino-acid sequence MSVWEVPILSVKLSRRSFLKVSGTATAGLSVAAAMPEKFLSWAETGQEELQQIPTFCELCFWNCGLIAKVQNGKVVKVDGNPLSERGRGRLCGRGNAALGSLYDPDRLKYPMINTGKRGEPKWKRASWDEALGLIAQKLQAIKEKCGPEAVALFSHGTGGAFWKHLLKAYGSGNYTAPSFAQCRGPRDVGFSLTFGDEVGSPEYYDFRESRFIVLIGSHLGENAHNSQVQDFVLGLERGAKLCVVDPRLSNAAAKADYWLPIRPATDMALLLAWINVIVNEGLYDADYLQSYATGLPELKTAVQEYTPEWAEKETDIPAATIYTVARELAANKPNVIVSGGRFSAWYGDDAQRSRAIAIINALLGTWGRPGGIYFPSKGSVPEYPGIPAYPEHREGLPTLDAPYPFAFSQTTTTIREVTISEGCATGPNASKQTTTSIREATAAGAPHQMHGWLVYGCNLLKTMPDRNETIKAIQNLDLMVAIDILPNDIINWADVVLPECTYLERFDMLSTGKFRDTFEVSIRQPAMEPMWESKPSWWITKELAKIMGLEAYFPWKDGEDYLRTRCQTGNLNYDELKKKGILSFSDKSNPYITETNQPEFPTPSGKIELYSAQLAEKGFDPVPKYTKHPQPPTGFLRLLYGRSPLHTFSRTTNNFMLTDLVPANSLLINKKTALMLGLANGQEVRLENQAGFKSPGKVKVHFSQRLREDCVYMAHGFGVHSKGMTRADNKGIGDEEMLDKYTIDPLMGGTSMRSNFVKIVKGI; translated from the coding sequence ATGTCTGTATGGGAGGTGCCGATTTTGAGCGTCAAGCTATCACGCAGATCTTTCCTCAAGGTTTCTGGCACTGCGACGGCAGGACTCTCCGTTGCAGCCGCCATGCCCGAAAAATTTCTGTCCTGGGCCGAAACAGGGCAGGAAGAGCTGCAACAAATCCCGACCTTCTGCGAACTCTGCTTCTGGAACTGCGGTCTGATCGCCAAGGTACAGAACGGCAAGGTCGTCAAGGTGGACGGCAACCCCCTCAGTGAACGGGGACGAGGGCGTCTCTGCGGCCGAGGTAATGCTGCGCTGGGGTCACTCTACGACCCTGACCGGTTGAAATACCCGATGATCAACACCGGCAAACGAGGGGAACCGAAGTGGAAAAGGGCAAGTTGGGACGAGGCACTCGGCCTGATCGCCCAGAAGCTGCAGGCCATCAAAGAAAAATGCGGCCCCGAAGCGGTTGCCCTTTTTTCTCACGGCACAGGCGGAGCATTCTGGAAACATCTACTCAAAGCATACGGCAGCGGCAACTACACCGCTCCCTCCTTTGCACAGTGCAGGGGCCCCCGTGATGTCGGCTTCTCGCTCACCTTCGGCGACGAAGTAGGCTCTCCCGAGTACTATGATTTCAGGGAAAGCCGCTTTATCGTCCTGATCGGTTCGCACCTGGGAGAAAACGCCCACAACAGCCAGGTCCAGGATTTTGTCCTCGGTCTGGAACGAGGCGCCAAGCTCTGCGTGGTCGATCCGCGGTTGTCCAACGCTGCCGCCAAGGCAGATTACTGGCTTCCCATCCGCCCGGCAACCGACATGGCCCTGCTGCTGGCCTGGATCAATGTCATTGTCAACGAAGGGCTCTACGACGCCGATTACCTGCAATCCTACGCCACCGGTCTGCCGGAACTGAAGACCGCAGTTCAGGAATATACTCCTGAATGGGCGGAAAAAGAGACCGACATCCCGGCCGCCACCATCTACACGGTAGCCCGTGAACTGGCAGCCAACAAGCCGAACGTGATCGTTTCCGGCGGCCGCTTCAGCGCCTGGTACGGCGATGATGCCCAACGGAGCCGGGCCATCGCCATCATCAATGCCCTGCTCGGCACCTGGGGCCGACCCGGCGGCATTTACTTCCCATCAAAAGGCTCAGTACCCGAATATCCGGGCATTCCCGCCTATCCGGAACATCGGGAAGGCCTCCCCACTCTGGATGCGCCCTATCCCTTCGCGTTCTCCCAAACCACAACCACCATCCGCGAAGTGACCATCTCCGAGGGATGCGCCACGGGACCCAATGCTTCGAAACAGACAACGACCTCCATTCGGGAAGCCACCGCAGCGGGTGCCCCCCACCAGATGCACGGATGGCTGGTATACGGCTGCAACCTGCTGAAAACCATGCCCGACCGGAACGAGACCATCAAAGCGATCCAAAACCTCGATCTGATGGTTGCCATCGACATCCTGCCAAACGACATCATCAATTGGGCCGATGTGGTCCTTCCCGAATGCACCTACCTTGAGCGCTTCGACATGCTCTCAACCGGCAAATTCCGGGACACTTTCGAAGTTTCGATCCGCCAGCCGGCTATGGAACCGATGTGGGAAAGCAAACCCTCCTGGTGGATCACCAAGGAACTGGCAAAGATCATGGGGCTGGAAGCATATTTCCCCTGGAAGGATGGCGAAGATTACCTGCGGACCCGCTGTCAGACCGGGAATTTGAATTACGATGAACTGAAAAAAAAGGGAATTCTCTCCTTTAGCGATAAATCCAACCCGTACATCACCGAGACAAACCAGCCCGAGTTTCCCACGCCATCGGGCAAGATTGAACTCTACTCGGCGCAGTTGGCTGAAAAAGGGTTCGATCCCGTGCCCAAATACACAAAACATCCGCAACCGCCGACCGGTTTTCTCCGCCTGCTCTACGGCAGATCACCGCTCCATACATTTTCCCGTACCACCAACAACTTCATGCTCACTGACTTGGTGCCGGCAAACTCGCTCCTAATCAACAAGAAGACCGCTCTCATGCTCGGTCTGGCCAATGGGCAAGAGGTTCGCCTGGAAAACCAGGCCGGCTTCAAATCGCCGGGAAAGGTCAAAGTCCATTTTTCACAGCGCCTGCGTGAAGACTGCGTCTACATGGCCCATGGGTTCGGCGTCCACTCCAAAGGGATGACCCGTGCAGACAACAAGGGGATCGGTGACGAGGAAATGCTCGACAAGTACACCATCGACCCCCTCATGGGTGGAACTAGCATGAGATCCAACTTTGTCAAGATCGTAAAGGGGATATGA
- a CDS encoding 4Fe-4S dicluster domain-containing protein produces MDTFAHKDHKDILEIMHEDLQRALKKPRNQRRWGMAIDLKKCIGCHACTTGCMSENLTPPDIHYRPVKEEEIGEFPNVSMRFLPRPCMQCDAPTCTSVCPVTATYKRDDGIVVIDYKKCIGCRYCLVACPYGARSTDVGHFYTGDMKGQTYEVENSGEYGKTFKRKSHWHSPIGNARKCHFCIHRIEKGELTRCTTTCLGHATYFGDLNDPQSLIVKLVSKLNVFRYKEELGTKPSVFYIV; encoded by the coding sequence ATGGATACCTTTGCACATAAGGACCATAAGGACATTCTGGAGATCATGCATGAAGACCTGCAACGTGCGCTCAAGAAGCCACGCAACCAGCGTCGATGGGGCATGGCCATCGACCTGAAGAAGTGCATCGGTTGTCACGCCTGCACCACCGGCTGCATGTCGGAAAATCTGACGCCGCCGGACATTCATTACCGGCCGGTCAAGGAAGAGGAGATCGGCGAATTTCCCAACGTCTCCATGCGCTTTTTGCCCCGCCCCTGCATGCAGTGCGACGCCCCCACCTGCACCTCGGTCTGCCCGGTCACGGCCACGTACAAAAGGGACGACGGCATCGTTGTCATCGACTACAAGAAATGCATCGGCTGCCGCTATTGCCTGGTGGCTTGCCCTTATGGCGCCCGCTCCACCGATGTCGGACACTTTTACACCGGTGACATGAAGGGGCAGACCTATGAAGTGGAGAATTCGGGGGAATACGGTAAGACCTTCAAACGGAAAAGCCACTGGCACTCCCCCATCGGCAATGCCAGAAAGTGCCACTTCTGTATCCACCGCATCGAAAAGGGCGAACTGACGCGCTGCACCACCACCTGCCTGGGGCATGCGACCTATTTCGGCGACCTCAACGATCCGCAGAGCCTTATCGTCAAACTGGTCTCCAAATTGAATGTCTTCAGATACAAGGAAGAACTGGGAACAAAGCCATCTGTCTTCTACATCGTCTGA
- a CDS encoding cytochrome B6, with protein MTPDRYGKQDFIKSSPHFFRLIYGALLIFLVLALCGGVLLPAPLLGPADPGNPPNPAKSAWFLLWIQELVSYSTVLIYPALATGLLFLLLPWLPLHRHAWRASWLPRGQLAVNIITLAVFSLIIILTCVAAYLRGPQWSFVTPF; from the coding sequence ATGACACCAGATCGTTACGGAAAACAGGATTTCATCAAGAGTTCGCCCCACTTCTTCCGACTCATCTACGGCGCGCTGCTCATTTTCCTCGTCCTTGCCCTCTGCGGCGGGGTCCTGCTGCCGGCCCCCCTGCTCGGCCCGGCCGATCCGGGCAACCCGCCCAACCCGGCCAAGTCGGCCTGGTTCCTCCTCTGGATCCAGGAACTGGTCAGTTACAGCACCGTTCTCATCTACCCTGCCCTGGCCACGGGGCTCCTCTTCCTCCTCCTCCCCTGGCTGCCGCTCCATCGCCACGCCTGGCGCGCCTCCTGGCTGCCGCGCGGACAGCTGGCCGTCAACATCATCACCTTGGCCGTCTTTAGCCTGATCATCATCCTCACCTGCGTTGCCGCATACCTTCGGGGGCCCCAATGGTCGTTCGTCACGCCATTCTGA
- a CDS encoding methyltransferase domain-containing protein: MWNERYSQPGYIYGTKPNDFLVSMSGAIPPGRVLCLAEGEGRNAVFLASCGYEVVAVDSSEVGLEKAQQLAVEQGVTITTVLADLRDYPIEPASWEGIVSIFCHLPRELRVPLHSAVVRGLKPGGVFILEGFTPQQLGRGTGGPPNVELLMSLADLRTELAGLKMVHACEIVREVVEGTYHTGLASVVQIVGAR; this comes from the coding sequence ATGTGGAATGAGCGTTACAGCCAGCCGGGCTATATCTACGGCACGAAACCCAACGACTTTCTTGTTTCCATGTCCGGGGCGATACCCCCGGGGAGGGTGCTCTGCCTTGCCGAAGGGGAGGGACGCAATGCAGTCTTCCTTGCATCCTGTGGCTACGAAGTGGTTGCCGTGGATTCTTCCGAGGTGGGGTTGGAGAAGGCGCAGCAGCTTGCCGTCGAGCAGGGAGTTACCATAACCACCGTCCTGGCCGATCTGCGTGACTATCCCATAGAACCTGCTAGCTGGGAGGGGATTGTCTCCATTTTCTGCCATCTGCCGCGGGAGCTGCGCGTGCCGCTTCACAGTGCCGTGGTCAGGGGGCTCAAGCCGGGAGGGGTCTTCATCCTCGAAGGTTTCACACCGCAGCAGCTCGGACGAGGCACCGGCGGCCCGCCAAACGTGGAGCTGCTCATGTCGCTGGCCGATCTGCGTACTGAGCTGGCAGGGCTGAAGATGGTCCATGCCTGCGAGATCGTGCGGGAGGTCGTGGAGGGGACGTACCACACCGGCCTGGCATCGGTGGTGCAGATCGTCGGGGCCAGGTGA
- a CDS encoding cytochrome C, protein MVVRHAILIFPLLAALSTDAFAASLACLTCHPPHHVELGSCTGCHRGDGRSLRMEIAHRDLVPGNLARHRLPNDPAVARGTEWLKKAACRRCHTTNGTGNRLAGNLDRLSHRHPRTLLASIREPVAFMPDFRFDEPTAADLVNAILAGAAKQRGNAAEPPLVVRFSKGDDLRENIFVKRCGGCHRMLTTRLGGVGRGDVGPNLSGLLTKFYPANYGRGEPWTRDRLEKWLANPRQSRPLARMQPVKLEKKEFRGLLEMFAVR, encoded by the coding sequence ATGGTCGTTCGTCACGCCATTCTGATTTTTCCTCTACTGGCGGCCCTCTCCACAGACGCCTTTGCCGCGAGCCTGGCCTGTCTCACCTGCCACCCGCCCCACCACGTGGAGTTGGGCAGCTGCACCGGCTGCCACCGCGGCGACGGCCGTTCCCTGCGCATGGAGATAGCCCACCGGGACCTGGTCCCCGGCAACCTTGCCCGACACCGGCTCCCCAACGACCCGGCAGTTGCCCGCGGCACGGAATGGCTGAAAAAAGCGGCCTGCCGTCGCTGCCACACCACCAACGGTACCGGCAATCGCCTGGCCGGCAACCTGGACCGCCTCTCGCACCGCCATCCCCGGACGCTCCTGGCATCCATCCGTGAACCGGTCGCGTTCATGCCCGATTTCCGCTTCGACGAGCCGACAGCCGCAGATCTGGTGAATGCCATCCTGGCAGGTGCGGCAAAGCAGAGGGGAAATGCCGCAGAGCCGCCGCTGGTGGTCCGATTCAGTAAAGGGGATGACCTGCGGGAGAACATCTTCGTCAAACGGTGCGGCGGCTGCCACCGGATGCTGACAACGCGCCTCGGGGGGGTGGGCAGAGGGGATGTGGGACCGAATCTCTCGGGTCTTCTGACAAAGTTCTACCCGGCGAACTATGGACGGGGTGAGCCCTGGACCCGGGACCGGCTGGAAAAATGGCTGGCGAATCCGCGGCAGAGCAGGCCCCTGGCGCGGATGCAACCGGTAAAACTGGAGAAAAAGGAGTTTCGGGGCCTGCTGGAGATGTTTGCGGTACGGTAA